A DNA window from Streptomyces sp. 71268 contains the following coding sequences:
- a CDS encoding valine--tRNA ligase, translating into MTDNTQRPHDGHHSPAPELPTQYAPADVEGKLYERWVERGYFEADAASDKPPFTVVIPPPNVTGSLHLGHAFEHTLIDAATRRKRMQGFETLWQPGMDHAGIATQNVVERELAKDGKSRHDLGREAFIERVWQWKDESGGQISGQMRRLGDGVAWSRERFTMDEGLSRAVQTIFKKLYDDELVYRAERIINWCPRCLTAISDIEVEYQEDDGELVSIRYGEGEASVVVATTRAETMLGDTAVAVHPDDERYRHLVGTEIELPLTGRRIPVVADAHVDPEFGTGAVKVTPAHDPNDFEIGQRHGLPAPAVLDERGVITAHGPFQGLDRFEARSAIVGALRAEGRVVAEKRPYKHSVGHCSRCKTTIEPRLSMQWWVKVGPLAKPAGDAVRDGRVAIHPEEMTKRYFDWVDNLHDWCISRQLWWGHRIPVWYGPNGEMVCVGPDEEPPTGEGWHQETDVLDTWFSSGLWPFSTLGWPERTESVEKFYPNSILVTGYDILFFWVVRMMMFGMYAMDGTPPFQTIVLHGMVRDQFGKKMSKSFGNAVNPLDWMDTYGSDAVRFTLARGANPGTDVPIGEDWVQGSRNFANKIWNATRFALMNGATVEGPLPAPEELSAADRWILSRLNTVVAEVDAYYDDYQFAKLSDTLFHFAWDEVFDWYVELSKTTFQAGGPAADVSRRVLGEVLDVTLRLLHPLVPFVTETLWTALTGGESLVVAQWPADSGFRDAAAEREIAVVQELVTEVRRFRADQGLQPGQRVPARLDLTGTALAPHEAAIRSLLRLQPEGEGFTATASLPVVGATVALDLSGTIDVAAERKRLAKDLAAAEKEKAQATGKLGNEAFLAKAPEPVVDKIRKRLATAEEDIVRITAQLAALPEA; encoded by the coding sequence GTGACCGACAACACTCAGCGCCCGCACGACGGGCACCACAGCCCCGCCCCCGAACTGCCGACCCAGTACGCGCCGGCCGACGTAGAGGGGAAGCTGTACGAGCGCTGGGTAGAGCGTGGCTACTTCGAGGCGGACGCGGCGAGCGACAAGCCGCCGTTCACGGTCGTCATCCCGCCGCCCAACGTCACCGGCAGCCTGCACCTGGGCCACGCCTTCGAGCACACGCTGATCGACGCCGCCACCCGCCGCAAGCGGATGCAGGGCTTCGAGACGCTGTGGCAGCCCGGCATGGACCACGCCGGCATCGCGACGCAGAACGTCGTGGAGCGCGAGCTGGCCAAGGACGGCAAGTCGCGGCACGACCTGGGGCGCGAGGCGTTCATCGAGCGCGTCTGGCAGTGGAAGGACGAGTCCGGCGGCCAGATCTCCGGGCAGATGCGCCGCCTCGGCGACGGCGTCGCCTGGTCGCGCGAGCGCTTCACGATGGACGAGGGGCTCTCCCGCGCCGTCCAGACGATCTTCAAGAAGCTCTACGACGACGAGCTGGTCTACCGCGCCGAGCGCATCATCAACTGGTGCCCGCGCTGTCTGACGGCCATCTCCGACATCGAGGTGGAGTACCAGGAGGACGACGGCGAGCTGGTCTCGATCCGGTACGGCGAGGGCGAGGCGTCCGTCGTGGTGGCCACCACGCGCGCCGAGACGATGCTCGGTGACACCGCGGTCGCCGTCCACCCGGACGACGAGCGCTACCGGCACCTGGTCGGCACCGAGATCGAGCTGCCGCTGACCGGCCGCCGTATCCCCGTCGTCGCCGACGCGCACGTCGACCCGGAGTTCGGCACCGGCGCGGTCAAGGTGACCCCGGCCCACGACCCGAACGACTTCGAGATCGGCCAGCGGCACGGCCTGCCCGCGCCCGCCGTCCTGGACGAGCGCGGCGTGATCACCGCGCACGGCCCGTTCCAGGGGCTCGACCGCTTCGAGGCGCGCAGCGCCATCGTCGGCGCGCTGCGCGCCGAGGGCCGCGTCGTCGCCGAGAAGCGCCCGTACAAGCACTCCGTCGGGCACTGCTCGCGCTGCAAGACGACCATCGAGCCCAGGCTCTCGATGCAGTGGTGGGTCAAGGTCGGCCCGCTGGCCAAGCCCGCCGGCGACGCGGTGCGCGACGGGCGGGTCGCGATCCACCCGGAGGAGATGACCAAGCGGTACTTCGACTGGGTGGACAACCTGCACGACTGGTGCATCTCGCGCCAGCTCTGGTGGGGCCACCGCATCCCGGTCTGGTACGGGCCGAACGGCGAGATGGTCTGCGTCGGCCCGGACGAGGAGCCGCCGACGGGCGAGGGCTGGCACCAGGAGACCGACGTCCTGGACACCTGGTTCTCCTCCGGCCTGTGGCCGTTCTCCACGCTCGGCTGGCCGGAGCGGACCGAGAGCGTCGAGAAGTTCTACCCGAACTCCATCCTGGTCACCGGCTACGACATCCTGTTCTTCTGGGTCGTGCGGATGATGATGTTCGGCATGTACGCGATGGACGGCACGCCGCCGTTCCAGACGATCGTGCTGCACGGCATGGTCCGCGACCAGTTCGGCAAGAAGATGTCCAAGTCCTTCGGCAACGCGGTCAACCCGCTGGACTGGATGGACACCTACGGCTCCGACGCCGTCCGCTTCACCCTGGCCCGTGGCGCCAACCCCGGCACCGACGTGCCGATCGGCGAGGACTGGGTGCAGGGCTCGCGGAACTTCGCCAACAAGATCTGGAACGCGACGCGCTTCGCGCTGATGAACGGCGCCACGGTCGAGGGCCCGCTGCCGGCCCCCGAGGAGCTGTCGGCGGCCGACCGGTGGATCCTCTCCCGGCTGAACACGGTCGTCGCCGAGGTGGACGCGTACTACGACGACTACCAGTTCGCCAAGCTCTCGGACACGCTGTTCCACTTCGCGTGGGACGAGGTCTTCGACTGGTACGTGGAGCTGTCCAAGACCACCTTCCAGGCCGGTGGCCCGGCGGCCGACGTCTCGCGGCGGGTGCTCGGCGAGGTCCTGGACGTGACACTGCGGCTGCTGCACCCGCTCGTCCCATTCGTCACGGAGACCCTGTGGACCGCGCTGACCGGGGGCGAGTCCCTCGTCGTCGCGCAGTGGCCGGCCGACAGCGGCTTCCGGGACGCGGCGGCCGAGCGGGAGATCGCGGTGGTCCAGGAGCTGGTCACCGAGGTCCGCAGGTTCCGGGCCGACCAGGGGCTCCAGCCGGGCCAGAGGGTGCCGGCCCGGCTCGACCTGACGGGCACCGCGCTCGCCCCGCACGAGGCGGCGATCCGCTCGCTGCTGCGGCTCCAGCCCGAGGGCGAGGGCTTCACGGCGACCGCGTCGCTGCCGGTCGTGGGCGCGACGGTGGCGCTCGACCTGTCGGGGACCATCGACGTGGCGGCCGAGCGCAAGCGGCTGGCCAAGGACCTGGCCGCGGCGGAGAAGGAGAAGGCGCAGGCGACCGGGAAGCTCGGCAACGAGGCGTTCCTCGCCAAGGCGCCGGAGCCGGTGGTCGACAAGATCCGCAAGCGGCTGGCCACGGCCGAGGAGGACATCGTCCGCATCACGGCCCAGCTCGCGGCGCTGCCCGAGGCGTAG